The following proteins are co-located in the Planctomycetota bacterium genome:
- a CDS encoding carbon-nitrogen hydrolase family protein gives MTTLTGVLMLGALACALAAEGEPPELVANPDFTQPGQGGLPAGWTALRPVWDKAGCTATLAQGGLRVESAGQPFAVGGVTQDLRGIRGGQAYAIEVRCELRDIPSPLRSALVRVLWTAKGEAVHPAGEYVRGPAGEGGKKRFSDVLVAPKEADGARLSLEVKWPQGGSVLWKRASVRPAPMPAARKVKIGTVYLRPKGGTPEGNLKRFCEQVDAAGKLGLDIVCLPEALTLVGTNKSVADVAEPVPGPSTKALGEAARRGRLWVVAGLMERDGDLLYNTAVLLDREGRLAGTYRKVHLPREEWLKGIAPGGEYPVFKTDFGVVAIQICYDWFFPEAAAAFALRGAEILFAPTWGTTFADKEGRVEGETVFRVRARDNGLYLVPSVYDGNSMVIDPLGRILASNQGRDGVAWCEADLAAREPLWWVGHWRSIGPRDRMPGTYGPLTAEP, from the coding sequence GTGACGACTCTGACAGGCGTGCTGATGCTGGGCGCGCTGGCGTGCGCGCTGGCGGCCGAAGGCGAGCCGCCCGAACTGGTGGCCAACCCTGACTTCACGCAGCCAGGGCAGGGCGGCCTGCCCGCAGGGTGGACGGCGCTGCGGCCCGTGTGGGACAAGGCCGGCTGCACGGCAACATTGGCCCAGGGCGGCCTGCGGGTGGAAAGCGCAGGCCAGCCGTTCGCCGTGGGCGGCGTGACGCAGGACCTCCGGGGCATCCGGGGCGGGCAGGCGTACGCCATCGAGGTGCGCTGTGAACTCCGCGACATCCCCTCGCCCCTCCGCTCGGCGCTCGTGCGGGTGCTGTGGACGGCAAAGGGCGAGGCCGTGCACCCGGCGGGCGAGTACGTGCGCGGGCCGGCAGGGGAGGGCGGGAAGAAGAGGTTCAGCGACGTCCTCGTCGCGCCGAAGGAGGCCGACGGCGCGCGGCTGTCGCTCGAAGTCAAGTGGCCCCAGGGCGGCTCGGTGCTCTGGAAGCGCGCGAGCGTACGGCCGGCCCCGATGCCGGCGGCGCGGAAGGTGAAGATCGGCACCGTCTACCTGCGCCCCAAGGGCGGCACGCCCGAAGGCAACCTGAAGCGCTTCTGCGAGCAGGTGGACGCCGCGGGCAAGCTGGGCCTCGACATCGTGTGCCTGCCCGAGGCGCTGACGCTCGTGGGCACGAACAAGTCGGTCGCCGACGTGGCCGAGCCGGTCCCCGGCCCCTCGACCAAGGCCCTGGGCGAGGCGGCCCGCCGCGGCCGCCTGTGGGTGGTGGCCGGGCTGATGGAGCGCGACGGCGACCTCCTCTACAACACGGCCGTGCTGCTCGACCGCGAGGGGCGGCTCGCCGGCACCTATCGCAAAGTGCACCTGCCCCGCGAGGAGTGGCTCAAGGGCATCGCCCCGGGCGGCGAGTACCCCGTGTTCAAGACCGACTTCGGCGTCGTGGCGATCCAGATCTGTTACGACTGGTTCTTCCCCGAGGCGGCGGCGGCCTTTGCCCTGCGGGGCGCCGAAATCCTCTTCGCACCCACCTGGGGCACCACCTTCGCGGACAAAGAGGGGCGCGTGGAGGGCGAAACCGTCTTCCGCGTGCGCGCCCGCGACAACGGCCTCTACCTTGTGCCTTCTGTATACGACGGCAATAGCATGGTCATAGACCCGTTGGGACGCATCCTGGCCTCGAACCAGGGGCGCGACGGGGTGGCCTGGTGCGAGGCGGACCTGGCGGCCCGCGAACCGCTGTGGTGGGTGGGGCACTGGCGGAGCATCGGCCCGCGCGACCGCATGCCGGGCACCTACGGCCCGCTGACGGCGGAGCCGTGA
- a CDS encoding nucleotidyltransferase domain-containing protein: MVKTRDEALRVVREFRARLAEIYGARLRGVYLFGSFARGEATEDSDIDVAVVLAGTLNPYRESERTSAIFGELSQREHCLLVPFFLSEGEYEAQQSAVDRSIAAEGVPV; this comes from the coding sequence GTGGTCAAGACACGCGACGAGGCGTTGCGGGTGGTTCGCGAATTCCGCGCGCGCCTGGCGGAGATCTACGGCGCCCGTCTCAGGGGCGTCTACCTCTTCGGCTCGTTCGCCCGGGGTGAGGCGACCGAGGATTCGGATATTGACGTTGCCGTGGTTCTGGCCGGCACGCTCAACCCGTACCGCGAGAGCGAGCGCACGAGCGCGATCTTCGGCGAACTGTCCCAGCGCGAGCATTGCCTCCTCGTGCCCTTTTTCCTTTCCGAGGGCGAATACGAGGCGCAGCAGTCCGCCGTGGACAGGAGCATCGCGGCCGAAGGAGTGCCCGTGTGA
- a CDS encoding tetratricopeptide repeat protein, with the protein MRHDFPRKVGSILSALSLALLVLPMFAGEMPPDEQAKLVLNAARKAYNEQNYPFAIERFREFLQRFGGHKDAVSARYGMALALLEGPARDYQNAMNELGQVVGNAEFAERPYALHYMGVARRGLGYRMLAEADAKPNEAQNFRNQARPQFEEAGRSFAAAADLFAQRVQAAPAPAAGAPPNPELDWAARSRCDQAEMLLRTDKFKEAADLAAALLADPVLGKTQYRALALYHLGYAKFALREYLEAGRALSQLAPFQHEFGIHARYLLARTHHLAGERAEAANQYKAVLAAYDEHKKAAQAALGNPAALRNDQREFLEALVRNPPPEHVIRSLFYLALIQAEDGRFAEALAGFTALLQQFPQNPLVPEAQLRVGFCQMQLKNFPEAIKNLQPLAEHPQLGDQALWWLARSQVGAADPNNAPAYEQAVRGAIELLRRAADRANQLAQNDPIAKLRRGDILLEMADTQQLARMFREAAGTYAQVLNEKLNPDRAEEALQRQVTALHLGGMYRESDEAAQRFEQTFPKSTLLPAVLFRAAENAFMAASTAKPGQVNPQDLAKQFTEAIARYQRLLQQFPEFQFANLARHGMGASHYHLGQYAQAIEVLSAIPEMERTGDLALVSYLLADCLIRTLPPEADDALLAAKLIEQCERAAKLLEGFVAANPKSAQAPDAMLKLGYCQQRIGAVLVEPAERQKLLGAARQVYESFMQQFPQDPAMPSAVFERAKCLALLGDPGNAMNELGRFRGDPFRNAPVAPLALVRLSSLMRAQGRAPEAMKLMEECRGQHEERVKNDPARSSWVPLIQYEHALAVKEAGKLPEARAVFDQIAKQFPGSPEAVNAQWRAGQCLREELVASMAAAKANATKPGAKPDEIAAAKAAIEQGLKGIAGAVEFLRAQADELGKKAPGSEAGLRALYELAWCYRVLADAEIEAARLALQADAVAKTLARLGKPGAAALNPGEIRPPDFPLTAIPAQPSEKLAHETYARLIAAAPDAVPAIQARLELAELRAGRANPDGALELLAEALEKNPPLELAERIRLRLATLLLARNDAKAALAQVQAVAKNQATPFAGEVRYLAGEALLQQADWPKAIEQLLPFRDNGQFHNIPGVSDRAVLRLGHAFAQAGQWDQCRNTLDALVNRYPNSPWADEGRYQLGWAWQMMKQLDQAVNQYALVTRCTVSIFGAKAQLQIGLCRLEQKNYPEAAKALLAVPYTYDYPELNGQALCQAALAYIGLNQPDEAAKLWQRVAKEFPGTEWAKAAEQGLAALKPAAEPPKK; encoded by the coding sequence ATGAGACACGACTTCCCTCGGAAGGTCGGGAGCATCCTGTCCGCGCTGAGCCTGGCCCTGCTCGTCCTGCCGATGTTCGCCGGCGAAATGCCGCCGGACGAGCAGGCGAAGCTCGTGCTCAACGCCGCACGCAAGGCCTACAACGAGCAGAACTACCCCTTCGCCATCGAGCGCTTCCGCGAGTTCCTCCAACGCTTCGGGGGACACAAGGATGCGGTGTCGGCCCGCTACGGCATGGCGTTGGCGCTGCTGGAGGGGCCGGCGCGCGACTACCAGAATGCGATGAACGAGCTGGGCCAGGTGGTGGGCAACGCCGAATTCGCCGAGCGGCCCTATGCCCTCCATTACATGGGCGTCGCGCGGCGCGGCCTGGGCTACCGGATGCTCGCCGAGGCCGACGCCAAGCCCAACGAGGCGCAGAACTTCCGCAACCAGGCGCGCCCGCAGTTCGAAGAGGCGGGCCGCAGCTTCGCCGCCGCGGCCGACCTCTTCGCCCAGCGCGTCCAGGCCGCGCCCGCTCCCGCGGCCGGCGCGCCGCCCAACCCCGAGCTCGACTGGGCGGCCCGCTCGCGCTGCGACCAGGCCGAGATGCTCCTGCGCACCGACAAGTTCAAGGAGGCGGCCGACCTGGCCGCGGCGCTCCTCGCCGACCCCGTGCTCGGCAAGACGCAGTACCGCGCCCTCGCCCTCTACCACCTGGGCTACGCGAAGTTCGCGCTGCGCGAGTACCTGGAGGCCGGCCGCGCCCTCAGCCAGCTCGCGCCCTTCCAGCACGAGTTCGGCATCCACGCCCGCTACCTGCTCGCCCGCACCCACCACCTGGCCGGCGAACGCGCCGAGGCCGCCAACCAGTACAAGGCCGTGCTCGCCGCCTACGACGAGCACAAGAAGGCCGCCCAGGCCGCCCTCGGCAACCCCGCCGCGCTGCGCAACGACCAGCGCGAGTTCCTCGAAGCCCTCGTCAGGAACCCCCCGCCCGAGCACGTCATCCGCTCGCTCTTCTACCTCGCGCTCATCCAGGCCGAGGACGGGCGCTTCGCCGAGGCCCTCGCCGGCTTCACCGCGCTGCTCCAGCAGTTCCCCCAGAACCCGCTCGTGCCCGAGGCCCAGCTCCGCGTGGGCTTCTGCCAGATGCAGCTCAAGAACTTCCCCGAGGCGATCAAGAACCTCCAACCCCTCGCCGAGCACCCGCAACTGGGCGACCAGGCCCTCTGGTGGCTGGCCCGCAGCCAGGTGGGCGCCGCCGACCCCAACAACGCCCCGGCCTACGAGCAGGCCGTGCGCGGCGCCATCGAACTCCTCCGCCGCGCCGCCGACCGCGCGAACCAGCTCGCCCAGAACGACCCCATCGCCAAGCTCCGCCGCGGCGACATCCTGCTCGAGATGGCCGACACCCAGCAGCTCGCCAGGATGTTCCGCGAGGCCGCCGGCACCTACGCCCAGGTGCTCAACGAGAAGCTCAACCCCGACCGCGCCGAGGAAGCCCTGCAACGCCAGGTCACCGCCCTCCACCTCGGCGGCATGTACCGCGAGTCCGACGAGGCGGCCCAGCGCTTCGAGCAAACGTTCCCCAAGAGCACGCTGCTGCCGGCCGTGCTCTTCCGCGCCGCCGAGAACGCCTTCATGGCCGCCTCCACCGCCAAGCCCGGCCAGGTGAACCCGCAGGACCTCGCCAAGCAGTTCACCGAGGCCATCGCCCGCTACCAGCGCCTCCTCCAGCAGTTCCCCGAGTTCCAGTTCGCCAACCTGGCGCGCCACGGCATGGGCGCGTCGCACTACCACCTGGGCCAGTATGCCCAGGCCATCGAGGTCCTCAGCGCCATCCCCGAAATGGAGCGCACGGGCGACCTGGCCCTCGTGTCGTACCTGCTGGCCGACTGCCTGATCCGCACGCTGCCGCCCGAGGCCGACGACGCGCTGCTGGCGGCCAAGCTCATCGAGCAGTGCGAGCGCGCGGCCAAGCTCCTCGAGGGCTTCGTGGCGGCCAACCCCAAGAGCGCCCAGGCCCCCGACGCGATGCTCAAGCTCGGCTACTGCCAGCAGCGCATCGGCGCCGTGCTCGTCGAGCCGGCCGAGCGCCAGAAGCTCCTCGGCGCCGCCCGCCAGGTGTACGAGAGCTTCATGCAGCAGTTCCCGCAGGACCCCGCCATGCCCTCCGCCGTGTTCGAGCGGGCCAAGTGCCTGGCCCTGCTCGGCGACCCGGGCAACGCGATGAACGAGCTGGGGCGCTTCCGCGGCGACCCCTTCCGCAACGCGCCCGTGGCCCCGCTGGCGCTCGTGCGCCTGTCGAGCCTGATGCGCGCGCAGGGCCGCGCGCCCGAGGCCATGAAACTCATGGAAGAGTGCCGCGGCCAGCACGAGGAGCGGGTGAAGAACGACCCCGCCCGCAGCTCGTGGGTGCCGCTCATCCAGTACGAGCACGCCCTCGCCGTCAAGGAGGCCGGCAAGCTGCCCGAGGCCCGCGCCGTGTTCGACCAGATCGCCAAGCAGTTCCCCGGCAGCCCCGAGGCGGTGAACGCCCAGTGGCGCGCCGGGCAGTGCCTGCGCGAGGAGCTGGTCGCCTCGATGGCCGCCGCCAAGGCCAACGCCACGAAGCCGGGCGCCAAACCCGACGAGATCGCCGCGGCCAAGGCCGCCATCGAGCAGGGCCTCAAGGGCATCGCGGGGGCCGTGGAGTTCCTGCGCGCCCAGGCCGATGAACTCGGCAAGAAGGCCCCCGGCAGCGAGGCGGGCCTCCGCGCCCTCTACGAGCTGGCCTGGTGCTACCGCGTGCTGGCCGACGCCGAGATCGAGGCCGCGCGTCTCGCGCTTCAGGCCGACGCCGTGGCGAAGACCCTCGCGCGGCTCGGCAAGCCGGGCGCCGCGGCCCTGAACCCCGGCGAGATTCGCCCGCCCGACTTCCCGCTCACGGCCATCCCCGCGCAGCCCTCGGAGAAGCTGGCCCACGAAACCTACGCGCGCCTCATCGCCGCCGCGCCCGACGCCGTGCCGGCCATCCAGGCCCGCCTCGAGCTGGCCGAGCTGCGCGCCGGCCGCGCCAACCCCGACGGCGCCCTCGAGCTGCTCGCCGAGGCCCTCGAGAAGAACCCGCCGCTCGAACTGGCCGAACGCATCCGCCTGCGCCTCGCCACCCTCCTGCTCGCCCGCAACGACGCCAAGGCCGCCCTCGCCCAGGTGCAGGCCGTGGCGAAGAACCAGGCCACCCCCTTCGCCGGCGAAGTGCGCTACCTCGCCGGCGAGGCCCTCCTCCAGCAGGCCGACTGGCCCAAGGCCATCGAGCAACTCCTCCCCTTCCGCGACAACGGCCAGTTCCACAACATCCCCGGCGTCAGCGACCGCGCCGTGCTGCGCCTCGGCCACGCCTTCGCCCAGGCCGGCCAGTGGGACCAGTGCCGCAACACCCTCGATGCCCTCGTCAACCGCTATCCCAACAGCCCCTGGGCCGACGAGGGGCGCTATCAGCTCGGCTGGGCCTGGCAGATGATGAAGCAGCTCGATCAGGCCGTCAACCAGTACGCCCTCGTCACCCGCTGCACCGTGTCCATCTTCGGCGCCAAGGCCCAGCTTCAGATCGGCCTGTGCCGCCTCGAGCAGAAGAACTACCCCGAGGCCGCCAAGGCGCTCCTCGCCGTGCCCTACACCTACGACTACCCCGAGCTGAACGGCCAGGCCCTGTGCCAGGCCGCGCTGGCCTATATCGGCCTCAACCAGCCCGACGAGGCGGCGAAACTCTGGCAGCGCGTCGCCAAGGAATTCCCCGGCACCGAGTGGGCGAAGGCCGCCGAACAAGGCCTCGCCGCGCTCAAGCCGGCCGCCGAACCGCCGAAGAAATAG
- a CDS encoding HEPN domain-containing protein, with product MKQDVQDHLARAEELLRAAQDLARLGYPSDSISRSYYELVHAATAVLLELGIQRSSHHAVWAAFGQFITAPGLLEARYHHAAIRLFADRSRAEYRAKPGGTREDAERDLAVAHEFVAACRSLLEQRGPQGGTR from the coding sequence GTGAAGCAGGACGTTCAGGACCATCTGGCACGGGCCGAGGAACTCCTCCGCGCGGCCCAGGACCTTGCGCGGCTGGGTTACCCATCTGATTCCATCAGCAGGTCTTACTATGAGCTCGTCCATGCCGCCACGGCCGTGTTGCTGGAGCTGGGCATCCAGCGCAGTTCCCATCACGCCGTATGGGCGGCCTTCGGCCAGTTCATCACCGCTCCCGGCCTTCTGGAGGCCCGCTATCACCATGCGGCCATCCGCCTCTTCGCCGACAGGTCACGCGCCGAGTATCGCGCCAAACCGGGCGGCACGCGTGAGGATGCCGAACGCGACCTGGCCGTCGCTCACGAGTTCGTGGCTGCCTGTCGCTCCCTTCTCGAACAGCGGGGCCCGCAAGGCGGAACCCGCTGA
- a CDS encoding zinc-binding dehydrogenase has product MKVSLWYNNRDIRLEEAPTPRPGPNELLARVMACGICGSDVVEWYRLPRAPLVQGHEVGAQVVEVGAALAAKYKPGDRVFLAPKVPCLQCRYCREGHYPQCSVVKERLPGAFAEYVLVPGIIAENGSLPLPDHVTYDQSTFIEPLACVVRAQRLARVKAGQSLLVLGCGMSGLLHVKLARAQGARVVASDINPRRLAWAQKAGAAATINAAEDVPRRLVAETGRLADVVVLCTSALSAFDTAWKSVDQGGTVVVFAVPGPEKATVVPLNDFWRKEITILTSYYCGPPDWEQSLDLIASGRIVVDDMITHVLPLSRTAEGFRLVLDGQESLKVIIRPNE; this is encoded by the coding sequence ATGAAAGTGTCCCTGTGGTACAACAACCGCGACATCCGCCTCGAGGAGGCGCCCACGCCCCGGCCCGGGCCGAACGAACTGCTCGCCCGCGTGATGGCCTGCGGCATCTGCGGCAGCGACGTCGTCGAGTGGTACCGCCTGCCCCGCGCGCCCCTGGTGCAGGGCCACGAGGTCGGGGCGCAGGTGGTCGAGGTGGGCGCCGCGCTGGCGGCCAAGTACAAGCCGGGCGACCGGGTGTTCCTCGCGCCCAAGGTGCCGTGCCTTCAGTGCCGCTATTGCAGGGAGGGCCACTATCCCCAGTGCTCCGTGGTCAAGGAGCGGCTGCCGGGCGCTTTTGCGGAATACGTGCTGGTACCCGGAATCATCGCCGAGAACGGCTCGCTGCCTCTGCCCGACCACGTGACGTATGACCAGAGCACCTTCATCGAGCCCCTGGCCTGCGTGGTGAGAGCGCAACGGCTGGCCCGCGTGAAAGCGGGGCAGAGCCTGCTGGTGCTGGGCTGCGGCATGTCGGGCCTGCTGCACGTGAAGCTGGCCCGCGCCCAGGGCGCGCGGGTCGTGGCGTCCGACATCAATCCTCGGCGCCTGGCCTGGGCGCAGAAGGCGGGCGCGGCGGCCACAATCAACGCCGCCGAAGACGTGCCCCGGCGCCTCGTGGCCGAGACGGGGCGCCTGGCCGATGTCGTGGTCCTGTGCACGTCGGCCCTGTCGGCTTTCGATACCGCCTGGAAGAGCGTGGACCAGGGCGGCACGGTGGTGGTCTTCGCCGTGCCCGGCCCCGAGAAGGCCACCGTGGTGCCGCTCAACGACTTCTGGCGGAAAGAGATCACGATCCTCACGTCGTACTACTGCGGCCCGCCCGACTGGGAGCAGTCGCTCGACCTCATCGCCTCGGGCCGGATCGTCGTGGACGACATGATCACCCACGTCCTGCCGCTGAGCCGGACGGCGGAGGGCTTCCGCCTCGTTCTCGATGGCCAGGAGTCGCTCAAGGTCATCATCCGGCCGAACGAGTAG
- a CDS encoding VOC family protein, which translates to MNLLHVAVTASSEDRADRFYTGLLGLQKAPPKALPAEIGRALFGVDRELTIINYTGPAAHFEVFISPAAPAAAPRIEHTCLAVGDLPEFLRKCEQLQFGILRVPKGASLITFVQDADGNLFEIKEKKG; encoded by the coding sequence ATGAACCTGCTTCATGTTGCAGTGACTGCCAGTTCCGAGGACCGGGCCGATCGCTTCTACACGGGCCTGCTCGGCCTTCAGAAGGCGCCGCCCAAGGCCCTCCCCGCGGAGATCGGCCGCGCGCTGTTCGGCGTGGACCGCGAGTTGACGATCATCAACTACACAGGGCCGGCGGCGCACTTCGAGGTGTTCATCTCCCCCGCGGCGCCCGCGGCGGCGCCGCGCATCGAGCACACGTGCCTCGCCGTCGGGGACCTGCCCGAGTTCCTGCGCAAGTGCGAGCAGCTCCAGTTCGGCATCCTCCGCGTGCCCAAGGGCGCGTCGCTCATCACGTTCGTCCAGGACGCCGATGGCAATCTGT